In Cutaneotrichosporon cavernicola HIS019 DNA, chromosome: 1, one DNA window encodes the following:
- the GAL83 gene encoding uncharacterized protein (5'-AMP-activated protein kinase beta subunit, interation domain), whose translation MPQRSQQQGQQGQPAAHGVSSPLSENSITSPSQQKPGSASPRRRKSLELPDLNKLSFTPASPQPTTATQTANASASNAPANSSLPSNSASGGSTSSPGASASPHQQQGSAGPAVDSGNLMPPSSGSVIPGVTVVPVNDSSTHVPSRPIPIRSPRAIAAELPHDRAHRPRPQVNLVDSPHRTGLTPPPPTAAATPAPPVSAAGTDDAKAKRDGLVDVPIQWNGGGRNVYVTGNFADNWRGRVKLKKSTHDFNTVLRLAPGQYRLKFIVDDSWRCSKAIPAATDDDGTLVNWIEVDAPKTEEELAAEWAMDAKPATKAEDVDPHQWTSELPTALVLYQYLEELPQMYSNDVLRQFVSTAPYFAPVPKPPQLPRILEKVILNSEPRRPLEPVPANASGPQAEAVDDNAILPTPSHVVLNHLMASAQKNGTLGVATTSRYHKKYVSTLLFKSSSPPSDDKQSLPSPQERAAALAAAANAASS comes from the exons ATGCCTCAGCGCTCACAACAACAGGGTCAACAAGGTCAACCCGCTGCGCACGGCGTCTCTTCACCACTCTCCGAAAACTCCATTACCTCTCCTTCACAGCAAAAGCCAGGTAGCGCTAGCCCTCGCAGGCGCAAGAGTCTCGAACTCCCAGACCTCAACAAGCTCAGCTTTACCCCAGCTTCCCCTCAACCCACAACAGCCACTCAGACCGCAAACGCCAGCGCATCAAACGCTCCAGCCAACTCGTCCCTCCCATCCAACAGCGCATCAGGTGgttcgacctcgtcgccaggTGCATCTGCATCGCCTcaccagcagcagggtAGCGCTGGTCCTGCCGTCGACAGCGGCAACCTCATGCCACCGTCTAGCGGCTCTGTCATCCCGGGCGTGACCGTTGTCCCCGTCAACGACTCGAGCACGCACGTCCCTTCCCGGCCCATCCCTATTCGCTCACCTCGCGCCATTGCTGCAGAGCTCCCACATGACCGCGCGCACCGTCCACGGCCGCAGGTCAACCTTGTCGACTCGCCGCACCGCACCGGCCtcacccctcctcccccgacggcggccgcgaCCCCGGCCCCACCCGTATCTGCGGCTGGGACAgacgacgccaaggccaagcgcgacgggctcgtcgacgtgccGATTCAGTGGAATGGCGGTGGCAGGAACGTCTACGTGACTGGCAACTTTGCCGACAACTGGCGTGGGCGCGTCAAATTGAAGAAGAGCACGCACGACTTTAACACggtcctccgcctcgcaCCAGGACAGTACCGCCTAAAGTTTATTGTCGACGACTCGTGGCGATGCTCCAAGGCCATCCCAGCTGCCAccgatgacgacggcaCGCTCGTCAACTggatcgaggtcgacgcgccaaagaccgaggaggagctggcaGCCGAGTGGGCCATGGACGCCAAGCCCGCGACCAAGGCGGAGGACGTTGACCCGCACCAGTGGACGAGCGAGCTTCCAACCGCCCTCGTGCTGTACCAGTACCTTGAGGAGCTGCCGCAGATGTACTCAAACGATGTGCTGCGGCAGTTTGTCAGCACGGCGCCGTACTTTGCGCCCGTGCCCAAGCCCCCTCAACTGCCCCGTATTTTAGAGAAG GTTATCCTCAACTCTGAACCCCGGCGTCCACTCGAGCCGGTCCCGGCCAACGCAAGCGGCCCCCAGGCAGAGGCCGTCGATGACAACGCcatcctccccaccccatCCCACGTCGTTCTCAACCACCTCATGGCGTCAGCCCAGAAGAACGGCACGCTCGGTGTCGccacgacctcgcgctACCACAAGAAGTATGTCTCCACTCTACTGTTcaagtcgagctcgccgccgtcggACGACAAACAGTCCCTCCCGTCTCCTCAAGAGCGTGCCGCTGCATTGGCTGCCGCAGCGAATGCTGCGTCGTCATAA
- the SIT4 gene encoding uncharacterized protein (Protein phosphatase 2A homologues, catalytic domain), with product MVVPAYNDPDAWIEHIRQCKHLPERQMKALCARVADLLLEESNVHLVQSPVTVCGDIHGQFWDVLEIFRRGGEAPKTSYIFMGDFVDRGYYSLETLSLLLALKARYPERITLLRGNHESRQITQVYGFYDECMQKYGNPSVWRACCNVFDNLNLAAIIDSSILCVHGGLSPDIRTLDQVRTISRAQEVPHEGPFCDLMWSDPDDVETWAVSPRGAGWLFGGKVTGEFNHVNGLKLVARAHQLVQEGYKHMFDEKLVTVWSAPNYCYRCGNSASIMQVDEETNPSFKVYEAAIENQTDQKNPAMRRAAAPSYFV from the exons ATGGTTGTGCCGGCATATAACGACCCGGACGCGTGGATCGAGCAT ATCCGACAATGCAAGCACCTCCCAGAGCGTCAGATGAAGGCGCtgtgcgcgcgcgtggcCGACTTGCTGCTCGAGGAAAGCAACGTACATCTCGTCCAGAGCCCTGTGACAGTGTGTGGCGACATCCACGGACAGTTCTGGgacgtcctcgagatcTTTAGGCGGGGCGGTGAGGCGCCCAAAACGAGTTACATTTTCATG GGCGACTTTGTGGACCGAGGATACTACTCGCTCGAGACGTTGAGCCTGTTGCTCGCCTTGAAAGCGCGGTATCCGGAACGCATCACCCTGTTGCGCGGCAACCACGAGTCACGCCAGATCACGCAGGTGTACGGCTTCTACGACGAGTGTATGCAAAAGTACGGCAACCCGTCGGTTTGGCGGGCTTGCTGCAACGTGTtcgacaacctcaacctcgcggCTATTATCGACTCGTCGATCCTTTGTGTCCATGGAGGACTGAGCCCAGATATCCGCACACTCGACCAGGTGCGCACAATATCTCGCGCACAGGAGGTGCCCCATGAAGGACCGTTCTGCGACCTCATGTGGTCGGATCcagacgacgtcgagacgTGGGCCGTGAGCCCGCGCGGTGCAGGGTGGCTGTTTGGCGGCAAGGTGACGGGCGAG TTCAACCACGTGAACGGGCTCAAGCTCGTTGCGCGCGCACACCAGCTCGTGCAGGAGGGCTACAAGCACATGTTTGACGAGAAGCTCGTGACGGTGTGGTCTGCGCCAAATTACTGCTACCGATGCGGGAACAGCGCGAGTATCATGCAGGTCGACGAAGAGACCAACCCGTCGTTCAAGGTATACGAGGCTGCGATCGAGAACCAGACCGACCAGAAAAACCCCGCcatgcgccgcgccgccgccccgAGCTACTTTGTTTAG
- the SNF1 gene encoding uncharacterized protein (Adenylate sensor of SNF1-like protein kinase) has protein sequence MATRPAPPIPSGRSRRDLPAGATDPRSRPKPRIGQYIIERTLGTGSFGKVKLATHAITGHQVALKLINRSKITTPDMNARVKREIQYEVITTPTDVIMVMEYAGEELFNYIVAKGKGGMDENEARRFFQQMISAIEYCHRHHIVHRDLKPENLFLDSHNNIKIGDFGLSNLMTDGDFLKTSCGSPNYAAPEVISGKLYSGPEIDVWSAGVIMYVLLCGKLPFDDDHIPSLFKKIESGRYTMPTHVSKEAQHVLQRMLVVDPVKRATIAEIRKMPFFTEHLPHYLQPLPPTPISERYPSLPMDDLSTLLLLNEGQADPKQLAEEKGLVFTNDLGIIDAEIVTELLQKISTYTEPMVWEALQKEGDNQVKVAYQLVRDHKRMLRDSMYSFDDEDQSALEDFMASSPPAWNAEVPPPGGRPPDAGDGEENDLDEVDLEIQDIPNSHFEVLGTSLPGKITPSSGDSTEEQEAAERAARALLSQPPAPAPAFEAKPLQKPRWHFGIRSRSPPMEVMLEIYKTLQLLGMEWRRKENIPLPEIGPVPPGGYTEEVEEALWKWREDNPDKEPPAMGRKPPGKKEAAANEKAAQGLFFVETRARYGDVMVRMDLQLYRVDDQNYLVDFRNFGYYPVGDAANGAAREDAPPGSVPGSLLSVGSLPTSMAKPGTPANPLPHTMAKEFGHGVSGPFHFLEMACQLIAELASG, from the exons ATGGCGACCCGCCCGGCgcctcccatcccctcgggccgctcgaggcgcgACCTTCCTGCAGGTGCCACCGATCCCCGCTCACGACCCAAGCCCAGAATTGGCCAGTACATCATCGAGCGCACCCTCGGTACCGGCTCATTTGGCAAGGTCAAGC TTGCCACGCACGCCATCACTGGTCATCAAGTTGCACTCAAGTTAATTAACCGGAGCAAGATCACGACGCCCGACATGAACGCGCGTGTCAAGCGCGAAATCCA atACGAAGTGATAACAACGCCGACGGATGTGATCATGGTGATGGAGTATGCGGGCGAAGAGCTATTCAACTACATTGTGGCCAAGGGCAAAGGCGGG ATGGACGAGAATGAGGCGCGGAGGTTCTTCCAACAGATGATCAGCGCTATCGAGTACTGCCACCGGCACCACATTGTGCACCGTGACCTGAAGCCCGAGAACTTGTTCCTCGACTCGCATAACAACATCAAGATTGGCGACTTTGGCCTGTCTAACCTCATGACGGACGGCGACTTTCTCAAGACGTCGTGTGGCAGTCCAAACTATGCTGCACCAGAGGTCATCTCGGGCAAGCTGTATTCGGGGCCCGAGATTGATGTGTGGTCCGCCGGCGTCATCATGTACGTCCTACTGTGCGGAAAGCTGCCgtttgacgacgaccacaTCCCGTCGCTGTTCAAGAAGATTGAAAGCGGGCGATACACGATGCCGACGCACGTGTCAAAGGAGGCGCAGCATGTGCTGCAGCGCATGCTAGTTGTCGACCCCGTCAAGCGCGCGACAATTGCCGAGATCCGCAAAATGCCGTTCTTCACCGAGCACCTCCCTCATTACCTCCagccgctgccgccaaCACCGATCTCGGAGAGATACCCTTCACTGCCAATGGACGATCTGAGCACGCTGTTACTGCTCAACGAAGGACAAGCGGACCCGAAGcagcttgccgaggagaaggggcTTGTGTTCAccaacgacctcggcaTTATTGACGCCGAGATTGTGACAGAGCTCCTCCAAAAGATCTCTACGTACACCGAGCCAATGGTGTGGGAGGCGCTgcagaaggagggcgacaaCCAAGTCAAGGTCGCCTACCAGCTTGTGAGAGATCACAAGCGCATGCTGCGCGACTCGATGTACTcgttcgacgacgaggaccagtcggcgctcgaggactttatggcgtcgtcgccaccgGCGTGGAACGCCGAGGTGCCGCCTCCTGGCGGGCGCCCGCCTGACGCGGGCGACGGTGAGGAGAAcgaccttgacgaggtggatCTCGAGATCCAGGACATCCCGAACAGCCACTTCGAAGTGCTCGGGACCTCACTGCCTGGGAAGATCACACCGTCGAGCGGCGACAGCACGGAAGAGCAGGAGGCAGCGGAGCGTGCGGCGCGTGCCCTCCTCTCTCAGCCGCCtgccccagccccagcgTTCGAGGCCAAGCCTCTCCAGAAGCCGAGGTGGCACTTTGGTAtccgctcccgctcgccgccaatGGAGGTCATGCTCGAGATCTACAAGACGCTCCAATTGCTGGGTATGGAGTGGCGACGCAAGGAGAACATTCCTCTGCCTGAGATCGGGCCCGTCCCGCCCGGAGGGTAcaccgaggaggtcgaggaggcgcttTGGAAGTGGCGCGAGGATAACCCGGACAAGGAGCCACCTGCGATGGGCCGCAAGCCACCtgggaagaaggaggcggcggcgaacGAGAAGGCCGCACAGGGACTATTCTTCGTTGAGACGCGGGCGCGGTACGGCGACGTGATG GTGCGCATGGACTTACAGCTCTaccgcgtcgacgaccagaACTACCTCGTCGACTTCCGCAACTTTGGCTACTACCCAGTAGGCGATGCGGCGAAcggcgctgcgcgcgaggacgcccCTCCCGGCTCGGTACCAGGCTCGCTGCTGAGTGTGGGGTCGCTCCCAACAAGCATGGCCAAACCCGGCACGCCAGCCAACCCCCTGCCACACACCATGGCCAAGGAGTTTGGGCACGGTGTCAGCGGCCCGTTCCACTTCCTCGAGATGGCGTGCCAGCTCATCGCAGAGCTAGCGAGCGGTTGA
- the CDC37 gene encoding uncharacterized protein (Cdc37 C terminal domain) yields MPLNYSKWDNLELSDDSDIEEHPNVDKKSMIRWRQRDIHEKREQRRLLILKLNSELALNGVLRPRIVSVLDGVKTKGVLHYRAVQRRMKEQPSPDKPATGAPNQPTYDMMMGQLLGDVWREAAWLVDGDAEVENGVVMKGGKKVDEKSGEPAWANEATVPDTKAEVMAQALAERLGWHIKALDKRDGDVRAEIKKEEEEGKKKITSEDIHEGFNSSAVSKAAPGPLDKPQAKPSSPKKETVQEIEVLNPGASAAKATAPEEEDESEYGTMTPALRKFVNIPLGAFDQSYKFIQNDSSVLTEKAHNAVLLEAFEAERMGDKGLARRCVHQSLIINYCRELGRDGVGLFFQRMISHNPKSLKMFADDFSRTYGHIERRVVELAKEAAEDDGEREQIQLVAEDPNMKIGFNLPDGPPPADLRVEGEGAEQLDMEQVRAFLQLKWELFEAFPAPLKAALQTEKLDEVNKVLAKMSVAEAEDVVEKLQEGGMLSFSEAGVRDMT; encoded by the exons ATGCCTCTCAACTACTCCAAGTGGgacaacctcgag CTCTCCGATGACTCGGACATCGAGGAGCACCCGAACGTCGACAAGAAGTCGATGATCCGCTGGCGCCAGCGCGACATCCACGAGAAGCGTgagcagcgccgcctcctcatcctcaagctcaactcTGAGTTGGCCCTCAATGGCGTGCTGCGTCCGCGTATCGtctccgtcctcgacggcgtcaagACTAAGGGCGTATTGCACTACCGCGCCGTCCAGCGGCGAATGAAGGAGCAGCCGTCGCCCGACAAGCCGGCAACTGGGGCACCGAACCAGCCGACGTACGACATGATGATGGGTCAgcttctcggcgacgtgtggcgcgaggcggcgtggctcgtcgacggagacgccgaggtcgagaacgGCGTGGTTATGAAGGGGGGAAAgaaggtcgacgagaagagCGGGGAGCCGGCTTGGGCTAACGAAGCGACCGTGCCGGacaccaaggccgaggttATGGCACAGGCACTTGCTGAGCGGCTGGGCTGGCACATCAAGGCTCTTGACAAGCGTGACGGCGACGTGCGTGCCGAGATtaagaaggaggaggaggagggcaagaagaagattACGAGCGAGGATATCCATGAAGGTTTCAACAGCTCGGCGGTGAGCAAGGCGGCACCGGGTCCACTCGATAAGCCCCAGGCCAAGCCTAGCTcgcccaagaaggagacggTGCAGGAGATCGAGGTGCTGAACCCCGGAGCATCA gcggccaaggccacAGCaccagaggaggaggacgagtccGAGTACGGTACGATGACGCCTGCGCTGCGCAAGTTTGTCAACATCCCGCTCGGCGCGTTCGACCAGTCGTACAAGTTTATCCAGAACGACTCGTCGGTTCTCACGGAGAAGGCGCACAACGCTGTTCTGTTGGAGGCGTTTGAGGCTGAGCGGATGGGCGACAAGGGCCTGGCGCGCCGCTGTGTCCACCAGTCTCTGATCATCAACTACTGCCGCGAACTGGGCCGTGACGGCGTCGGACTCTTCTTCCAGCGCATGATCTCGCACAACCCCAAGTCTCTCAAGATGTTCGCGGACGACTTCTCCCGCACCTACGGCCACATTGAGCGGCGagttgtcgagctcgccaaggaggcggccgaggatgacggtgagcgcgagcagaTTCAGCTCGTCGCAGAGGACCCCAACATGAAGATCGGGTTCAACTTGCCCGACGGACCGCCTCCGGCTGACCTGCGcgttgagggcgagggcgcagAACAGCTGGACATGGAACAGGTGCGTGCGTTCCTCCAGCTCAAGTGGGAGTTGTTTGAGGCGTTCCCCGCTCCGCTCAAGGCGGCACTCCAGACGGAAAAGTTGGATGAGGTCAACAAGGTCCTTGCCAAGATGAGTgttgccgaggccgaggatgtcgtcgaGAAACTCCAGGAGGGCGGCATGCTCAGCTTTAGCGAGGCCGGCGTGCGCGACATGACGTAG
- the ABP1 gene encoding uncharacterized protein (Src homology 3 domains) has translation MSVSFSAPDLQPTYQAIINGSADYDWAIFNQSGNELKVQATGEGLEDFSDEFMDGRIQYGFARVKDPSRSLDRFVLIAWCGEGVPESRKGLFHIHLAQVQSKLIKNATLVIQARSDLDVTPEHINKRIQESSGSKYSSSAPVPARPAVSKPAPMPSYRPSQGLGGSQGKPAAFGAANRAVPPPPAPGPPPIPTAARPTFGGVPPRAPSPAKAPSPPRAPSPPPAPVAAPPPPARPVSASTPSVQEPPKPAADDRIAPVGTNYEPVRLAKPGKLGSRWNPGAASAANDDEPSSTGPSLKSRMAAFQSGGAAPAAPIQQQRSGQKLTWSQRQAEAKRQREEEEARSSAAIAGAAARGPRGSFGTSNAPARASFGSAGSPRPSFEARAASPPPAPAPPPPPARAPSPPPAAPVQPPMPESRPTPAAPRQVPPRPADSDEEEEEGDDWGAPRPPPVSSFRPPPQAASPAPPPPPPPPPPPPPPPAADPVAEITRLKEDLTLHDTPPPPLPPVPGPPPVPQTSRPSMGVAAGIGAAAIGGAAAAGVAASSAAPPPPPPPPPPPPPAPAAPEPEPEGTTAHAVYDYEAQEDGEIGFAEGELITGIDQVDEGWWSGTNAAGESGLFPSNYCELVEGEGVYETHHEPEPEPEPEPVAPPPPPPPPPPPPPPPPPAAAPAQEEEHMVAAYDYAAAEDGELSFAEGDKVTNIDRVDENWWEGEANGQRGLFPSAYVMAPEEYAQQLAEYEE, from the exons ATGTCGGTCAGCTTCTCAGCGCCAGACCTACAGCCCACCTACCAGGCCATCATCAATGGCTCGGCAGACTATGACTGGGCCATCTTCAACCAGTCCGGCaacgagctcaaggtccAGGCCACCggcgagggcctcgaggactTCTCTGACGAGTTCATGGACGGCCG catcCAGTACGGCTTTGCGCGCGTCAAGGACCCGAGT cgctCGCTGGACCGTTTCGTCCTCATCGCATGGTGCGGAGAGGGTGtgcccgagtcgaggaaggGCCTGTTCC acATCCACCTCGCGCAGGTGCAGAGCAAGCTCATCAAGAACGCGACGCTCGTTATCCAGGCCCGCTCGGACCTCGACGTGACGCCCGAGCACATCAACAAGCGCATCCAGGAGTCGAGCGGCTCTAagtactcgtcctcggcaccgGTGCCCGCGCGTCCGGCGGTTTCCAAGCCGGCACCCATGCCGTCGTACCGCCCCAGTCAGGGCCTCGGCGGTTCCCAGGGCAAG cctGCTGCGTTCGGCGCTGCGAACCGCGCTgtgccgcctcctcccgcaCCTGGTCCTCCTCCTATTCCAACCGCTGCGAGACCCACTTTCGGTGGTGTGCCGCCCCGTGCGCCTTCTCCCGCCAAGGCCCCTTCGCCGCCTAGGGcgccctccccaccccctGCGCCTGTcgctgcgcctcctcctcccgctcgccCTGTGAGCGCGTCAACTCCCAGCGTCCAGGAGCCTCCGAAGCCTGCAGCGGACGACCGCATCGCGCCCGTCGGTACCAACTACGAGCCCGTGCGTCTTGCCAAGCCCGGCAAGCTTGGCAGCCGCTGGAACCCTGGCGCCGCGTCGGCTGCCAACGATGACgagccgtcctcgaccggCCCAAGCCTCAAGAGCCGCATGGCCGCCTTCCAGAGTGGCGGTGCTGCTCCTGCCGCACCTAtccagcagcagcgcaGCGGCCAGAAGCTTACCTGGTCGCAGcgccaggccgaggccaagcgccagcgcgaggaggaggaggcgcgcagctcggcTGCCAtcgctggcgcggcggccagaGGACCCCGCGGGAGCTTCGGTACCTCGAACGCACCGGCGCGTGCCAGCTTCGGCTCTGCGGGCTCGCCCCGGCCCTCgttcgaggcgcgcgcggcctcgcccCCTCCCGCTccggcgccgcctcctcctcccgcgcgcgccccttctccgccgcctgcgGCGCCTGTCCAGCCTCCCATGCCGGAGTCCCGCCCTACTCCTGCTGCGCCGAGGCAGGTTCCCCCGCGCCCTGCCGATTCggacgaagaggaggaggagggcgacgactgGGGAGCGCCCCGTCCCCCGCCTGTCAGCTCGTTCCGTCCCCCGCCTCAggccgcgtcgccagccccgccccctccccctccgccccctcctccccctcctccccctccggCCGCCGATCCC gttGCTGAGATCACTCGCCTTAAGGAGGACCTGACGCTGCACGACACGCCGCCCCCTCCTCTGCCCCCTGTCCCAGGCCCGCCTCCCGTTCCCCAgacctcgcggccgagtaTGGGTGTCGCGGCTGGGATTGGCGCCGCTGCCATTGGtggtgctgctgctgctggtgtTGCTGCGTCATCGGCGgcacctccgcctcctcccccgcctcccccgcctcctcctcccgcgccGGCCGCTCCCGAGCCAGAGCCGGAGGGGACGACCGCACACGCGGTTTACGACTacgaggcgcaggaggacggcgaAATCGGCTttgccgagggcgagctcaTCACGGGCATCGaccaggtcgacgagggctGGTGGTCGGGCACGAACGCAGCCGGCGAGTCGGGTCTCTTCCCGAGCAACTACTGCGAGCTggttgagggtgagggtgtgTACGAGACGCACCacgagccagagccagagcccgagcccgagcccgttgcgccgcctccgcctccgcctcctccccctccacctcctccccctcctccccccgccgccgctcctgcacaggaggaggagcacaTGGTCGCGGCGTACGACTacgctgccgccgaggatggtgaGCTGTCGTTCGCTGAGGGCGACAAGGTCACGAACATCGACCGCGTGGACGAGAACTggtgggagggcgaggcgaaTGGCCAGCGCGGCCTGTTCCCGAGCGCGTACGTCATGGCCCCCGAGGAGTATGcgcagcagctcgccgagtATGAAGAGTAG
- the KRR1 gene encoding uncharacterized protein (Required for 40S ribosome biogenesis. Involved in nucleolar processing of pre-18S ribosomal RNA and ribosome assembly) has product MSDPTTEAAPEVSKNKRFRKDKPWDTDDIDHWKIEPMAAPSKGTHQPFLEESSFALLFPKYRETYLRSIWGGITSSLDAVGLACELDLVQGRMSVRTTRKTWDPYVILKGRDLLKLLSRGVAAPQALKILQDGVACDVIKISGIVRNKERFVKRRQRIVGPGGSTLKAIELLTDCYVLVQGNTVSAMGSWKGLKEVRRIVLDCMNNIHPIYRIKELMLRRELAKDPKLANESWDRFLPKFQKKHLKTSEKTARKNAALEGKDKEPAKKKVYTPFPPAQTLRKEDIAMQTGEYFLKASDKKSAEDAERAERHAAADEKRRAKREEMFVAPAEDAAPTLDERRKKRKLDRDAKE; this is encoded by the exons ATGAGCGACCCCACCACGGAGGCCGCCCCCGAGGTGTCCAAGAACAAGCGTTTCCGCAAGGACAAGCCATGGGACACGGACGACATTGACCA TTGGAAGATTGAGCCGATGGCAGCTCCCAGCAAGGGAACGCACCAGCCTTTCCTCGAGGAATCATCTTTCGCGCTTCTCTTTCCGAAATACCGCGAAACCTACCTCCGCTCCATCTGGGGAGGCATCACATCGTccctcgacgcggtcggACTTGCATgtgagctcgacctcgtacAGGGCCGCATGAGCGTGCGCACCACCCGCAAGACGTGGGACCCCTATGTTATTCTCAAGGGGCGCGATCTGCTCAAGCTCCTTTCGCGAGGTGTGGctgctcctcaagctctcaAGATTCTGCAGGATGGGGTTGCGTGTGACGTTATCAAGATCTCGGGGATTGTTCGAAACAAGGAACGATTCGTTAAGCGTCGTCAGAGGATCGTCGGGCCAGGCGGGAGTACACTTAAAGCCATCGAACTTCTCACCGACTGTTACGTTCTTGTGCAGGGTAATACGGTTTCGGCAATGGGGAGCTGGAAGGGCCTCAAGGAGGTGCGGAGAATCGTGCTGGATTGCATGAACAATATCCACCCGATTTATCGGATCAAGGAGCTCATGCTTCGGCGCGAGTTGGCAAAGGATCCCAAGCTTGCCAATGAGAGCTGGGACCGGTTCTTGCCTA AGTTCCAGAAGAAACACCTCAAGACTTCGGAGAAGACTGCGCGCAAGAatgccgcgctcgagggcaaggatAAGGAGCCAgccaagaagaaggtcTACACTCCCTTCCCGCCCGCCCAAACTCTGCGCAAGGAGGATATCGCCATGCAGACGGGCGAGTACTTCCTCAAGGCGTCGGATAAGAAGTctgccgaggacgccgagcgcgctgAGCGTCAcgccgctgccgacgagaagcgccgcgctaagcgcgaggagatgtTTGTCGCGCctgccgaggacgccgctccgacgctcgacgagcggcgcaagaagcgcaagctcgaccgcGATGCCAAGGAGTAG